The following nucleotide sequence is from Triticum dicoccoides isolate Atlit2015 ecotype Zavitan chromosome 7B, WEW_v2.0, whole genome shotgun sequence.
AAACAAAAAAGGGTTTCCTAAGATATGATAATATAGAACAAGTGAACAACCAACACAtgcacaaggaaggaaatacagggTGAATCAGAGAAAATACCATTCCGCATCCTGCATTCTCATATTATTTGGCCTCTCTATGATCACCAAACCATTGATTACAACAAAACGGACCCGCTTTTCTTCCTGTACTACAAGTTCAGGAAACTTTGTCTTTGTTGCATTAGAAGTAGCCAGCTCCCTCCTCCTGAAGCTACAATTTCCTGTAGCGTGACATCAAAGGAGACTCGGATGAGAAGAACAAATAACCAGAGTGGGCGCGACCAAATACAAGTTGCTGTTCACTAATCATCATACCTTTCTTGGGAAACTTTTGGGTCAGTTTCCTGTACAAGCCGCCGGCAGCTTCAAGAGCCACCCCCATAGTTTTCTCGCGGGATCCAGTCAAGGAAGCAAGACGTGCATTGACGTTGCTCACCAAAGACTCATACAAGTTGGCTATGTACATCAAGGGCAAAGCAAACCTCGGGTCGCCTTCGTATTGCACCTCTTGTTGCTTTCTTTTGTTGATTCTATTGCTGGCCAGGATAGAGTCATAGAGAGAGGGTTCTCCCACCTCAATAACATTCTGGCCAATAAAATGGTCAATGATGATGTCCAGGAATCTAGACCGTGCTATTTCGATGGGCACAACGTCTGTAACAAAGAGGGGAATCAGGCACAGAGAAAGCACTAACAGCAGACAGAGCCGGATGAATTTCAAAGAGTTGTTGTACCTTGTGGTGTTAGGATATTAATATGACTAGGAGGCCTGCTGCTGTTCTCAAGAGCCGAGTGTTCGTCGTCAACTCTGACACCATGGAGGCTTAAAGAGCTGCTGTATGATCCATGCAAGCAATCCTAGCAGATAAAGCAACGGTTAACACTCAAAACCATGACGTCGCTGTGGTTGTGATGTTGTGTTTTGTTACAAGAAGCATGCTATTCGGTGGCACTAAAAGGAAATGCATCCATTTCTGGTCGGTCGAACAAGTAACTGCCAACAGTCAATCTTGAAAATAAATAAATGCACAGAATGTTTTAATTTCACAAAACAACACATTCCTACCTCCGCATTTTTGGCCGGTCAAAGTAAATGCCGACGGTCTACcttgaaaaatacaaaaaaaaattaaTACACAGCATTTCCATTGCGCAAAACGACACTTCCCTACCGCCCCATTCCACAAAGCCAAAGCAAAATTTCTGGCACGGAGATCTCGTACTTATGCATTTAAATACAATACACAGCATTTTTCGAAGTAAATGCCCAGCAATGAACAGAGCCTTTTTTACTTGTCATTACGCATTTAGGTTCACACAATGCTGGTTACAACCAAACACATGGTAAAAATGGCAAATCCTAACAAGAAAAGCATGGCTTGTAGCACTACACGGCCAACCCCAGCTGCTCGGACCAAACACCGACAAAATGCGCCGCGCAAAAGCCTGGTAACTTCCTTCCTTCCTAGTCGAACCACCGCGCAGATAACCTGTTTTCCGGCACGGATTTGGTGCTCACTAAGGTTGAAACATTCTTGCTCTGCTCCGGGCAACACTGGGTTTCACCACAGATTGGGACGAGCTAACCAGCCATGGATTCAGTGTGAGCACGCGGCCTGGGAAagagagggggggagggggcgtgagGTTACCACGGAGTTGgagtcgccgccgccgacgaggctGTCCTCCTCGGTGAGGGCCTCGGGGTCGACGTCGCCGTCGCCGAGGAAGACCGCCCCGGCCCCGGCACCGGCCCCGGCGCCGGCGGAGTAGAGCGGCACACTGGCGGCCCGCATCGCCGCCGGCCGAAACCCTAGGTGGGTTTAGAGCCTGGCGCCCGGCGCCGGCACCAGCATGGCGACGGAGGGTGTTTTCCCCAAAAAAAGCATCTTTTTTCTGACGCCCGCTTGCTAGGATACGCCCGAGCTGGGAATGGATTGCGGGGACGGTGGTCGGCGGCCGGCGGCGCCGCCGGATtcggtttgggtttgggtttggtgGAGTAGCAGCGTAGTAGTATTGTTTTCGCTCTGCTCTGCTTCACCAAAAGGCATACTCCTCCGTCCATCCGTCTCAAAATTACACATACACGAATATAACTAGATATGTTTTTTATATCTAAATGAAAACATAGGATAAGTATTTGAGACAAAGGTAATATTTGTTATCATTTTTAGAATAaacataataaataataaaatacaCTATTTTTACAGCGCGATGTACAaagaacacaaaaataaataaataaattacatCCATGTCCATGAACCACCTAATAACGACTATAAGCACTCGGGTGAGAGCCCCTCCCTCACTCGAGCCGGGCCAAACTTGTAGTGGACAGTCAGCAAGTTATCATGCTAAGGCCCCCACATCATTGGAACAACCAACGTCACTGATGAAGAGAAGTATAGATCGAAAGTATTCAACCGGTAGACACACGCACGAAGATGAAGATTGGATCCAAGcagatccaccgaagaccagcaCCGACGGAATGCCGCGAGACCCGTTGGAGACGCACCTGCACACGCCCTTCGACGACGCTAGAGGCATCACCAGATTAGGATGGGCGAGGAGAATTTTATTCCACCTTCATAGAGCCGTCATCGTCTCGTCTTTCTGAGCAGAACACAAACCCTAAACAAATTCACGGAAACCCCAGCTGGGTTCA
It contains:
- the LOC119339607 gene encoding uncharacterized protein At2g02148-like is translated as MRAASVPLYSAGAGAGAGAGAVFLGDGDVDPEALTEEDSLVGGGDSNSVDCLHGSYSSSLSLHGVRVDDEHSALENSSRPPSHINILTPQDVVPIEIARSRFLDIIIDHFIGQNVIEVGEPSLYDSILASNRINKRKQQEVQYEGDPRFALPLMYIANLYESLVSNVNARLASLTGSREKTMGVALEAAGGLYRKLTQKFPKKGNCSFRRRELATSNATKTKFPELVVQEEKRVRFVVINGLVIIERPNNMRMQDAEWFKRLTGRSEVAISSRDYKFYSPRHKYRRTLQPVFDIPGTSVLSEDETSPLVCSSEFRPPFEMQNQHESSSKRHIEQIESQPYLHFLDQAEDDNIQQNQHSSQFPPIHPCASSSQMSDNPQQHQAYLSPHLSSMQAGHGHLGGRSNILPSSPAKFCDECGSPYLRATSKFCSECGTKRLGI